A stretch of the Porifericola rhodea genome encodes the following:
- a CDS encoding Na/Pi symporter → MKVIEQNKKKDSLMTLGKSLIVILAILLFLLALDIMGNSFLSLRQSAAETLLSITDNPFVGLFIGLLLTAIIQSSSTSTAMIVALVGSGALSLSSAVPIVMGANIGTTLTSTIISLGFITSKREFRKAISAGAIHDVYNIILTIILFPLEYYYHFLSGVSNTMAAWLVKVSSDPQLQTQVTAEESMSVGAYLTEAIDNSWILVILSFVLLFAAIKIMSQIIYTSLIGKSKDHMQDYVFNNPYKSFAWGSVITAAVQSSSITTSLMVPLVATSKVSLQKSFPFIIGANIGTTVTALIAALFKSEAAISIALVHFLFNSFGVLVFLPYKPLRRIPGLLSGRFGKLTQRNRLFGFLYIVLMFFLVPFILIYLNRIL, encoded by the coding sequence GTGAAAGTTATTGAACAAAATAAGAAGAAAGATAGTCTGATGACACTTGGGAAGTCACTTATCGTGATTTTAGCGATATTGTTGTTTCTGCTGGCATTGGATATCATGGGTAACTCCTTCCTGTCACTTAGGCAAAGTGCTGCGGAGACCTTACTGTCTATTACCGATAACCCATTTGTCGGATTGTTTATTGGGTTGTTACTTACAGCCATTATTCAGAGTAGCTCTACCAGCACTGCTATGATTGTAGCTCTGGTGGGCTCTGGGGCTCTTAGTCTTTCCTCTGCCGTGCCCATTGTTATGGGAGCAAACATTGGTACAACTCTTACCAGCACCATTATCTCTCTGGGCTTTATTACCAGCAAGCGCGAATTTAGAAAAGCCATCAGTGCCGGAGCTATACATGATGTGTACAACATTATCTTGACAATCATTTTGTTTCCGCTTGAATACTACTACCACTTTTTATCGGGTGTAAGCAATACCATGGCTGCATGGTTGGTAAAGGTTTCCTCAGACCCTCAGCTTCAGACACAGGTTACAGCAGAGGAAAGCATGAGTGTTGGCGCTTACTTAACGGAAGCCATAGACAATAGTTGGATATTAGTAATACTATCTTTCGTACTCCTTTTTGCGGCTATCAAAATTATGTCGCAGATTATTTATACTTCCCTTATAGGTAAGTCTAAAGACCACATGCAGGACTATGTGTTTAACAATCCCTATAAATCTTTTGCCTGGGGGAGTGTTATTACCGCGGCAGTACAGTCCAGTTCCATCACTACTTCGCTAATGGTACCCCTGGTAGCTACCAGTAAGGTTTCTCTACAGAAGTCGTTTCCGTTTATTATTGGTGCCAACATAGGTACTACCGTTACTGCCCTGATTGCAGCCTTGTTTAAGTCAGAAGCAGCTATTAGCATTGCATTAGTACATTTTCTTTTCAACTCATTCGGAGTGCTGGTATTTCTTCCTTACAAACCCTTAAGAAGAATTCCGGGGCTACTTTCGGGGCGTTTTGGCAAGCTCACCCAGCGCAATCGCCTGTTTGGCTTTCTGTACATAGTGCTCATGTTCTTTCTGGTACCTTTCATACTTATATACCTGAACCGAATACTTTAA
- the truA gene encoding tRNA pseudouridine(38-40) synthase TruA, with amino-acid sequence MRYFLKISYKGSEYHGWQVQQNARSVQGLINETLSKILGEDISVAGSGRTDTGVHALEQYAHFDTPQLLDLQQHLYRFNALLPDDIVVHEILPVQKNAHARFDAQLRSYQYHIHQEKNAFLKGYSYYFRPELDILLMNQAATKLACGQEQDYACFNKSGGGQENTLCRIDQAHWLQKENSRLVFHISANRFLRNMVRAIVGTMLDIGSRRISLEQFDEILHSGKRSKAGRSVPAEGLYLSEVCYPEEIFTVVSSFRTT; translated from the coding sequence GTGCGCTATTTTTTAAAGATTAGTTACAAAGGAAGCGAATACCATGGCTGGCAGGTGCAGCAAAACGCTAGAAGTGTACAGGGCCTTATTAACGAAACGCTTAGCAAAATACTGGGAGAAGATATTAGCGTAGCCGGTAGCGGACGTACAGACACTGGCGTACATGCCCTGGAGCAGTATGCACATTTTGATACGCCACAGCTATTAGACTTACAGCAACATTTGTATCGTTTTAATGCCCTTTTGCCAGACGATATTGTCGTACACGAAATATTGCCGGTACAGAAAAACGCACATGCCCGTTTTGATGCTCAGTTAAGAAGTTATCAATACCATATTCACCAGGAAAAAAATGCTTTTCTAAAGGGCTATAGCTATTACTTCCGCCCAGAACTTGATATACTGCTAATGAACCAGGCGGCAACAAAACTAGCTTGCGGCCAAGAACAGGATTATGCCTGCTTTAATAAGTCGGGCGGAGGTCAGGAAAATACCCTGTGCCGTATAGATCAGGCACATTGGCTGCAGAAAGAGAATAGTAGGCTGGTCTTTCATATTTCTGCTAACCGTTTTTTAAGAAATATGGTAAGAGCTATAGTAGGCACCATGCTGGATATTGGAAGCCGAAGAATAAGCCTGGAGCAGTTTGATGAAATTTTGCATAGCGGAAAGCGTAGCAAAGCTGGTCGTTCGGTACCAGCAGAAGGCCTCTACCTGAGTGAGGTCTGCTACCCGGAAGAAATTTTTACCGTTGTCTCGTCATTTCGTACAACTTAG
- a CDS encoding Gfo/Idh/MocA family protein, translated as MQHPIKRRKFIRQSSLGALGLSMFPFNKKVAPSDKLRVAHIGVGGMGMAHLNWFANLPEVDVVAICDVDNLHLSKGLAKARELQPGVKVSGYSDFRQLLENKDIDAITCATPDHWHAQIAMLAFEAGKDVYGEKPLAYSVKEGQQMLKSMERHGKIFQLGTQIHAGDNYHRVAELIQAGAIGKVSKVRLWKTGDTPKLGQPKVQAVPKNLNWDMWLGPAPYTEYMPERCHFNFRYFLDYSGGMFQDFWCHIADVVWWSVQPGGLKSLRAEGEAPKNSIADVPEWINIDYKFDNLDIYWTSKVPEIPGAEGRGIGAYFEGSKGTLLCDYSRRELRINGEVMEDIPEIEQTIARSPGHQQNFVDAVKNRTLPESHLAYAREMTLPMHLGLISFRLGGRALEWNSKKEKFRGDKEANALLERENRKEWNLA; from the coding sequence ATGCAACATCCGATTAAAAGAAGAAAGTTTATCAGGCAAAGTAGCTTGGGAGCCCTGGGCCTCAGCATGTTTCCCTTCAACAAAAAAGTAGCGCCTAGCGATAAATTAAGAGTAGCTCATATTGGCGTGGGCGGTATGGGTATGGCCCATCTCAACTGGTTTGCCAATCTTCCTGAAGTTGACGTGGTAGCGATCTGCGATGTAGACAATCTGCACCTGAGCAAGGGGCTGGCAAAAGCCCGAGAACTACAGCCGGGGGTAAAGGTAAGCGGCTACAGCGATTTTAGGCAACTGCTGGAAAATAAAGATATTGATGCTATCACTTGCGCTACCCCCGACCACTGGCATGCTCAGATTGCCATGCTGGCCTTTGAGGCAGGCAAAGATGTGTACGGAGAGAAACCCCTGGCTTATAGCGTAAAAGAAGGGCAACAGATGCTGAAAAGCATGGAACGACATGGCAAAATTTTTCAGCTGGGCACCCAAATTCATGCCGGAGACAATTACCATCGCGTAGCAGAACTGATACAGGCAGGAGCTATAGGTAAAGTGAGTAAGGTACGCCTCTGGAAGACTGGGGATACGCCTAAATTAGGTCAACCCAAGGTGCAGGCTGTACCTAAAAATCTGAATTGGGATATGTGGCTGGGGCCAGCCCCTTACACTGAGTATATGCCGGAACGATGTCACTTTAACTTTCGCTATTTTCTGGATTATTCAGGAGGTATGTTTCAGGATTTCTGGTGCCATATCGCCGATGTAGTATGGTGGTCTGTGCAACCTGGCGGCCTAAAAAGTCTGAGAGCTGAAGGTGAGGCTCCTAAAAATAGTATTGCCGACGTACCCGAATGGATTAATATCGACTACAAATTTGATAATCTGGACATATACTGGACCTCTAAAGTGCCCGAGATTCCTGGTGCTGAAGGTCGTGGAATAGGAGCTTACTTTGAGGGTAGCAAAGGTACACTGCTTTGCGATTACAGCCGCCGCGAGCTTCGTATCAATGGTGAGGTAATGGAAGACATACCTGAAATAGAACAGACTATTGCGCGATCTCCTGGTCATCAACAGAATTTTGTAGATGCAGTAAAAAACAGAACTTTGCCAGAAAGCCATCTTGCCTATGCCCGCGAAATGACGCTACCTATGCACCTGGGGCTAATCTCTTTTCGGCTAGGGGGCAGAGCGCTTGAGTGGAACTCAAAGAAAGAAAAGTTTAGAGGAGACAAAGAAGCCAATGCGCTATTGGAAAGGGAAAACCGTAAAGAGTGGAATCTGGCATAA
- a CDS encoding SDR family oxidoreductase: MKDKICLITGANSGIGKVTARELAKKGAHIIMLCRNEQKAENAREDILRVCGHDKVDIVLADLSSTKQIKEAAAKIRSEYPRIDVLINNAGMIMGNDRETTEDGFEWTFGVNHLAPFLLTHLLIDKVLASKKGNIITVSSEAHRFANFDLNDLQMQRKYNGLKAYANSKLCNILFTHELAKRLKGTQTVSNTLHPGAIASNFGKGVSGFFGFVMKLSRPFMISEEKGAETTIYLASSEEGYTANGLYFKNKKPASPTKVATNDYNARRLWEVSEELLQVKFSPVKHKAAEG, translated from the coding sequence ATGAAAGATAAGATTTGCTTGATTACTGGTGCCAACTCTGGTATTGGTAAAGTAACTGCCCGAGAGTTAGCCAAGAAGGGGGCACACATTATCATGCTTTGCCGTAATGAGCAAAAAGCTGAAAATGCCAGAGAGGATATACTTAGAGTATGTGGTCATGATAAAGTAGATATAGTGCTGGCCGATCTAAGTTCTACAAAACAGATTAAAGAGGCTGCTGCCAAGATTAGGTCTGAGTACCCCAGAATTGATGTTCTGATCAATAACGCAGGTATGATTATGGGTAATGATAGAGAAACGACAGAAGATGGTTTTGAGTGGACTTTTGGCGTAAATCATCTGGCTCCTTTTCTGCTTACCCATTTGCTGATAGACAAAGTACTGGCGAGTAAGAAAGGTAATATTATTACTGTATCTTCAGAGGCTCACCGCTTTGCCAATTTTGATCTGAACGACTTGCAAATGCAGAGAAAGTATAATGGCCTTAAAGCCTATGCTAACTCAAAGCTATGCAACATTCTTTTTACCCACGAGCTGGCAAAAAGACTTAAAGGCACACAGACAGTAAGCAATACACTGCACCCCGGAGCTATTGCCTCCAACTTTGGTAAAGGCGTATCTGGTTTCTTTGGCTTTGTTATGAAGCTTTCTCGCCCTTTTATGATTAGCGAAGAAAAAGGTGCGGAAACTACTATTTACCTGGCAAGCAGCGAAGAAGGTTATACTGCAAACGGCCTGTATTTTAAGAACAAAAAGCCGGCTAGCCCAACCAAAGTAGCAACCAATGACTATAATGCACGTAGGTTATGGGAGGTAAGTGAGGAGTTATTACAGGTAAAATTTAGTCCTGTAAAACACAAAGCGGCGGAGGGGTAG
- a CDS encoding YpdA family putative bacillithiol disulfide reductase, with protein sequence MNIYDVLIVGAGPCGLACGIEAQKNGLSYAVLDKGSITESIRRYPIDMTFFSSADNIAIGDIPFPSLNLRPSRAEALKYYRKVVEHLKLNVKTFTEVQGIEQQDELFVLQTNQGEYCARKVILAIGYYDIPRELNIPGEDLPHVTHYYDEPYRYTGTKAVVVGGANSAIETALDLYRNGVDVTVVHQFEGFDKTAKYWIVPDIENRVKKNEVDTFFKSAVTKITEKEVHIKNLDTGEQTVIPADFVFLMVGYHPDAKFLRRVGVQLNGEMLIPQINPETYESNIPGIYMGGSVIGGEETAKVFIENGKLHAIPIIADIKEKLAKEDMPAAKASS encoded by the coding sequence ATGAATATTTATGATGTACTCATTGTTGGGGCTGGTCCTTGCGGTCTGGCTTGTGGCATTGAGGCACAAAAGAATGGTTTGAGCTATGCCGTATTAGATAAAGGTAGCATAACCGAATCTATTCGTCGTTATCCTATAGACATGACATTCTTCTCCAGCGCAGATAACATCGCGATAGGAGACATACCTTTTCCTTCTCTCAACCTGAGACCCAGCCGAGCAGAGGCCTTAAAATATTATCGTAAAGTAGTAGAGCATTTAAAGCTAAATGTAAAAACATTTACTGAAGTACAGGGCATAGAGCAGCAAGATGAACTATTTGTACTCCAGACCAATCAGGGAGAATACTGTGCTCGCAAAGTAATTCTGGCAATTGGTTATTACGATATTCCTCGTGAACTTAATATTCCCGGAGAAGATCTCCCTCATGTAACTCATTATTATGATGAGCCTTATCGCTACACCGGTACAAAAGCTGTAGTAGTAGGGGGCGCTAACTCGGCGATTGAAACCGCTCTGGACCTGTATCGTAATGGGGTAGATGTAACTGTAGTCCATCAGTTTGAAGGCTTTGATAAAACTGCCAAGTACTGGATAGTACCAGATATAGAAAACAGAGTAAAGAAAAATGAAGTAGATACCTTCTTTAAAAGTGCGGTAACTAAAATCACCGAAAAAGAAGTTCATATCAAAAATCTGGATACTGGAGAGCAAACAGTAATTCCGGCAGATTTTGTGTTCTTAATGGTAGGTTACCACCCTGATGCCAAGTTCTTGCGCAGAGTTGGAGTACAGCTTAATGGCGAAATGCTTATTCCGCAAATCAACCCTGAAACCTACGAGAGCAATATACCCGGAATATACATGGGGGGCTCAGTAATAGGTGGTGAGGAAACCGCTAAAGTATTTATTGAGAATGGTAAATTACATGCTATTCCTATTATCGCAGATATTAAAGAGAAACTGGCTAAGGAAGACATGCCAGCTGCTAAAGCTTCTTCCTAA
- a CDS encoding helix-turn-helix domain-containing protein, giving the protein MKIKLEKISPDQESSFSFMVNPNLSDFFFWHFHPEYELVFIEGADGNRHIGQHFSRFRGSDMVLIGSYIPHLNFDYGVKTKYEKIVVHIRADFLSGALATAPELKVVQQLLKLSQHGIAFGEKTKSSIGPRLKKLPEMESFDQFLALLDIFKCLMHAEDKELLHDKAVKNQYTRKDQDRLHDIYDYIDQNYQQKIEIAEVASISNLTNAAFCRYFKKMTKLTFTEFVNHYRIDKAKNLLLLDKNVTEVCFECGFESLSYFNRTFKKVTGMNPLAFKKEHLQ; this is encoded by the coding sequence ATGAAGATAAAACTTGAGAAGATATCGCCCGACCAGGAAAGTTCTTTCAGCTTTATGGTTAACCCCAACCTTAGCGATTTCTTTTTCTGGCATTTTCACCCAGAATATGAGTTGGTTTTTATAGAAGGTGCTGATGGAAACCGGCATATTGGGCAGCATTTTTCTCGCTTTAGAGGAAGCGATATGGTACTAATTGGCTCTTACATCCCCCATCTCAATTTTGATTATGGCGTAAAAACCAAATACGAAAAAATAGTAGTGCATATCAGAGCAGACTTTTTATCTGGAGCTTTAGCTACTGCTCCCGAATTAAAGGTAGTGCAGCAGCTTCTGAAGTTATCGCAACACGGAATTGCCTTTGGCGAGAAGACTAAAAGTAGTATAGGCCCCAGGCTCAAAAAGCTGCCAGAAATGGAGAGTTTTGATCAGTTTTTAGCTTTACTGGATATTTTTAAATGTTTAATGCACGCAGAAGATAAAGAGCTATTACATGATAAGGCAGTCAAAAACCAGTATACTCGTAAAGATCAGGACAGACTTCATGACATTTATGACTACATAGACCAAAACTACCAGCAAAAAATTGAAATAGCAGAGGTAGCAAGCATTAGTAATCTCACCAATGCTGCATTTTGTCGTTATTTTAAAAAAATGACCAAGCTTACTTTTACCGAGTTTGTAAACCATTACCGGATTGATAAGGCTAAAAACCTTTTGCTATTGGATAAAAATGTAACAGAGGTCTGCTTTGAATGCGGATTTGAGAGCTTGTCTTATTTTAATCGTACTTTCAAAAAAGTGACGGGCATGAACCCACTTGCTTTTAAAAAAGAACACCTGCAATAA
- a CDS encoding phytanoyl-CoA dioxygenase family protein: MRSTNEHTVERQSPNKNHEKIPGNPSTASSSKIQLNDRSNGQALRVLTEEDWQFWVDNGYIVIKNAIPREQALKTADFLWEFEEKDKDQPESWYTSPRAEIQMKELAGTGMVEVYNTQALWDNRQTQKIYDAFVDVWGTEKLWVTIDRANLNFPIRPGYEYKGFIHWDYDPETRPQNVQGVLALSDQDDENMGGFQCIPWLYRNYDTWKLSQPADRDHFKPDVSGLEDQIVKVKLNAGDLLIFNSTQPHGIRPNRSGDKVRIAQYISMMPAEEDNEELKQWRIHSWKNRVAPTGYAFPGDPRNYEQQNYDTAKLNSLGKKLLGLEKW, encoded by the coding sequence ATGAGAAGCACTAATGAACACACAGTGGAACGCCAAAGTCCGAATAAAAATCATGAAAAAATTCCGGGCAACCCTTCTACGGCAAGCAGTAGTAAAATACAACTGAATGATCGTTCTAATGGTCAGGCCTTAAGAGTACTCACCGAAGAAGACTGGCAATTTTGGGTAGACAATGGATATATAGTGATAAAAAATGCGATACCCCGTGAGCAGGCACTTAAAACAGCTGACTTTTTATGGGAATTTGAAGAAAAAGACAAAGACCAACCGGAAAGTTGGTATACCTCCCCTCGGGCAGAAATACAGATGAAAGAGCTTGCCGGCACTGGTATGGTAGAAGTATACAATACTCAGGCACTTTGGGATAACCGACAAACACAAAAGATATATGATGCATTTGTAGATGTATGGGGCACAGAAAAGCTTTGGGTAACCATAGATCGTGCAAACCTAAACTTTCCAATTCGCCCTGGTTATGAGTATAAAGGATTTATTCACTGGGACTACGACCCAGAAACCCGCCCTCAGAATGTACAGGGCGTACTGGCCCTATCCGATCAGGATGATGAAAATATGGGTGGATTTCAATGTATTCCCTGGCTCTATCGCAACTATGATACCTGGAAGCTCTCTCAACCAGCCGACCGCGACCACTTCAAACCTGATGTAAGCGGCCTGGAAGATCAGATAGTAAAAGTTAAGCTGAATGCCGGAGACCTGCTTATCTTCAATAGTACTCAGCCCCACGGTATTCGTCCTAACAGGTCTGGAGATAAAGTAAGAATTGCGCAGTACATTTCTATGATGCCTGCCGAAGAAGACAATGAAGAACTGAAGCAATGGAGAATCCACTCATGGAAGAACCGGGTGGCACCTACTGGTTATGCTTTTCCTGGCGATCCACGCAACTATGAGCAGCAAAACTACGATACTGCCAAGTTAAATTCTTTGGGTAAAAAGTTGTTGGGTTTGGAAAAGTGGTAA
- a CDS encoding geranylgeranylglyceryl/heptaprenylglyceryl phosphate synthase, producing the protein MKTKIHQSLIESQKEGKKSFAVLIDPDKVEGHTACMRIINMGVENKVDYFFVGGSLITGNNFGQIIRLIKEHTDIPAVIFPGSSMHIEPEADAILFLSLISGRNPDLLIGQHVVAAPVLKRSNLEVIPTGYMLVESGNATTVSYMSNTVPIPSDKPSVAACTAVAGEMLGLGLIYMDAGSGAERPISSKMISMVRKSVDVPLIVGGGIDNAHKAAKAYEAGADIIVVGNGIERNPELLVKVAELTSRYNQQLKV; encoded by the coding sequence ATGAAGACTAAAATACATCAAAGCCTCATAGAGAGTCAGAAAGAAGGAAAGAAAAGCTTTGCTGTGCTGATTGACCCCGACAAAGTTGAGGGGCATACAGCCTGTATGCGTATTATTAACATGGGAGTAGAAAATAAAGTAGACTACTTCTTTGTTGGAGGCAGCTTAATTACTGGCAATAACTTTGGCCAGATTATCCGGCTGATCAAAGAGCATACAGATATCCCAGCGGTTATTTTTCCGGGTAGTAGTATGCATATTGAACCTGAGGCTGATGCTATTCTTTTTTTATCGCTTATTTCTGGTAGAAACCCTGACCTCCTCATTGGGCAGCACGTAGTTGCGGCACCTGTACTCAAACGTAGCAATCTGGAGGTAATTCCTACCGGCTATATGCTCGTGGAGTCAGGTAATGCTACTACCGTTTCTTATATGAGTAATACGGTACCTATACCATCTGATAAACCCTCTGTAGCTGCCTGTACTGCCGTTGCTGGCGAGATGTTAGGGCTGGGGCTTATCTACATGGATGCCGGAAGTGGAGCAGAGCGCCCTATCAGTAGTAAAATGATTAGCATGGTCAGAAAGTCGGTGGATGTACCTTTGATAGTAGGTGGTGGAATAGACAACGCCCATAAAGCCGCGAAAGCCTATGAGGCTGGTGCTGATATAATAGTAGTAGGTAATGGAATAGAGCGTAACCCGGAGTTATTAGTCAAGGTAGCAGAACTAACAAGCCGATATAACCAACAGTTAAAGGTGTAA